Genomic window (Sediminispirochaeta smaragdinae DSM 11293):
TAGTGTTTGGAATCCTGGTGATGCACATGCCCTTTAGCAGGTAGATACCTTTCTTTTCTGCCGGTGCATACTTTTTTCCATGGCTTGGCTTTCAATTGACGGAGAGAAAAGGAATTGTCTCTTTTTAACCACCAGGATTCCGAACACTATAAAATACGTAAACTATCGACGGAGACTCAGAGAAACGTCGAAATCATTAACGGCTCGACAAAAACCATTGTCGATGCCGTTAACAACATCAAAACAAAAACAGAAGGGGCGAGAGCGAATCTCGAAAGTATGGTTTATGCCAACAAGTCTATTGAATGGCGAAGCTAAGTCCCACCCAAAACTGAACGGGGTCATCGGAGAAAGCAGGTTTGGGATAAAGATCAAAGCCCGGCGCTACCTCTACGAAGAGTTCCGCGATGTTATCGAGAAAAAGAAGGCTTAGCCCCACAGGCAGCCGTGTTCCCCATTCAAACACATCATCCGCCGATGCCTCGGGATAAAATTTCGCATAGGCACCAAGTCCGAAGTAGCAGTAAAGCGGTCCGGTTAGGGGAATATACCCTGCAGGGCGCCAATCGCCACTGATAAAGAGGAACTGATCCCCCTCCGTAAAATCATAGCCCAGACGCAGATCAAAGGGGGTCGGACGATAGATGAGCACGGCGTTTGGTGTCCCAAGTCCCAGACCGATCCGCGAAGAACCAAGCCCCGCAGCTGCCAAATTTTGGGTTGAAACGCACACCAACACAAGAAGTACAAAAAGCGTCAAAACGCCTGATTTTCGCATATATTCCTCCTCATATGGGTATTACTGTACCCCTTTTTCACAAAAAAGACCATGACTTGCGGCTTCAAAGCTCACAGGGGTATTTTTTCTTTGTAAATAAAATAAAAAACCGGCTATCGTTACTTTTCTTCTTAATCGTTATATAGTATATATAGATAAGAAAGGAGCTATATATGACATATCTAATCGTAGGCGGTGTTGCCGGTGGAGCCGCCACCGCGGCGCGGCTGAGAAGAAACGACGAAAAAGCGGCCATTATCATATTTGAGCGGGGGGATTATATCTCCTATGCCAACTGCGGCCTTCCCTATTATTTGGGCGGAACAATCAAGGAGCGGGAAAGTCTCTTTGTCGAAACCCCGGAAAGCTTCAAGAAGACACTGGATGTGGATGTCCGCATATCCAGCGAAGTCGTAGATATAGATACAGAGACAAAAACCGTCGGCGTCAAAGATCTCAAGAGCGGCAGGGAGTATCGGGAATCCTACGATGCGCTGATCCTTTCCCCAGGAGCAGAGCCCCTGCGACCGCCGATACCGGGAATCGATTCAGAACGGATTTTCGCCCTGCGAAACGTACCCGATGTGGATCGCCTCAAGGGCTTCGTCGATGCGAATCAGCCAAAGCGGGCAGTGGTCGTCGGAGCAGGCTTTATCGGCATGGAGGTGGCGGAAAACCTCTACGACCGGGGAGTAAACGTCACCATCGTTGAACTTGCCAATCAGGTCATGGCACCCCTGGATTTTGAGATGGCGGCCCAGGTTCATGACCACCTCAAGATGAAAGGGGTCGAACTCTACCTTTCAGACGGTGTAAAGGAGTTTGCTGATCGAGAGGGAAAGCTGGATATCACCCTTAACAGCGGAACCTCCATTGTTGCCGACATGGCGGTTCTTTCCATCGGCGTACGCCCGGAAACAAGTCTTGCGAAAAAGGCGGGGCTGGACACTGGGAAAGGGATACTTGTCAATGAATATATGGAAACCTCCGCAAAAGGGGTCTACGCCCTTGGGGATGCAGCCGAATTCCGCGAACCCCTGACAGGGGCCCCGGGGATTACCCCCTTGGCAGGTCCGGCTGGAAAGCAAGCAAGGATTCTGGCGGACAATCTCGTCTATGGCAAGAAGAAGAGGTACAAGGGTGCCATAGGAACCTCCGTTGCAAGGATTTTCGATATGACCGTAGCCTCCACAGGCGCGGCCTGGAAGGTTCTCGACAGGGAAAAAATTCCTGCCATCAGCGTTGTAACCCACGGCCATTCCCATGCAGGTTACTACCCGGGAGCCACTCCCATGGTACTCAAGCTGGTCTTTTCGCCGGAAGACGGTAAGATTTACGGCGGGCAGATCGTCGGCTATTCCGGCGTGGATAAGCGAATAGAGATGATCGCCGGGGTGCTGAGGAGAGGCGGTACCATCGAAGATCTGACAGAACTCGAGCAGGCATACGCTCCTCCCTACTCTTCCTCGAAGGATCCGGTGAACATTCTCGGATTTACTGCGGAAAACGTTCTTTTGGGGCGCAGCAACCATACAAACTGGAAAGAGCTTCATGAGCTTATCGAAAAGAAGGAGCCAAACCTCTTCCTTCTCGACGTAAGGACTCCCGACGAATACAACCTTGGCTCACTACCGGAGGCAGTCAATATTCCAAAGGAAGAGGTCAGAACAAGCCTCGATCGAATTCCAAAAGACAAGAAAGTTGTGGTCTACTGTGGCGTCGGACTGCGGGCCTATCTGGTCGAGCGCATCCTGAAGCAAAACGGCTACAGGGATGTAAGTATCCTTTCAGGAGGTATGAAGGTCTACAAGGCGGCGGTGGCAGATCAGAACAACCGGGATCTTTTTACCCAATACGAAACAGGCTATGCCCCATCCGGGGAAAGCGCAGCCAAATCCGTGCTCTCGTCGGCGGTGACGGTACTGGAGGTTGACGCCTGCGGTCTCCAATGTCCCGGCCCCATTCTGAAGCTGAAAACAGAAATTGAGAAGATCAAACCTGGAGAACGGCTCCTCCAAAAGGCTTCCGATCCGGGATTTGCCCGCGATGTCAAATCCTGGTGCAACATGACGGGAAACAAGCTGGTAAGCCTCAAGGAAGAAAAAGGGATCATAGAGGCGGTTATTCAGCGCTCAGGCGAGGAGGCTGCAAGCCAGGCAACGCCATCCGGCGTTCATATTGCAAAGAATACGGGAAACGAGCTGACCCTCATCTGTTTTTCCGACGATATGGATAAAGCCCTGGCATCCCTGGTCATTGCCAACGGAGCCCTGGCATCGGGCAAGAAGGTTACCATCTTCTATACCTTCTGGGGCCTGAGCATCATCAAAAAACGGAACAAACCCCGTGTCTCGAAGGGCTTCATGGGCAAGATGTTCGGGATGATGCTTCCCGGCCACAACGGGAAACTGAAACTCTCGAAACTCAACATGGGCGGAATCGGCGCCTCCATGATGAAAGGGATCATGAAAAAACAGAAGATCGATACCCTGGAGAATATGCTTCAGACCGCCATTGATGGGGGCCTTCGCATCATAGCCTGCCAGATGTCCATGGATGTCATGGGTGTCAAGCGCGAGGAGCTTATCGATAAGGCCGAAATTGGCGGTGTTGCTAACTACCTGGAAGCCGCCAGCAGCGCAGGAATCAACCTTTTTATCTAATCCATCTTTCTCTGATGAAACAACCAGTATCCCGGGGCATTTTCACCGGGATACTGAAATAGTGAATCATGTAGTGACGATGACAAACGGAAATAAATAATATATAGACAAAAATTCTTGTGCATCACAGGACCACAGCTTAGGATTGAAAAATTTGTGAAAGTTGTATTTTTTACGCTTCTATTGATTTGCATGCCGTAATATGCTATATTGCATGCAAGGAGTAATTATGCCTACGCTACAGGTTAGAGATCTCCCTGAAGATATCTATATCAAGCTGAATTTAGTTGCAAATCAGGAAAATCGAAGTCTCGCACAGCAAACGATTGTTTTGCTGCGTGAGAGTCTTGGATTGCCAAATAACAATAAACTTCGGCGCGAAGCAGTTATAGAGAAGCTCTCTGAGAAAGGGTACCCAAACGAGACACATGTAAATCCAGTAGATGTAATACGCGAAGATCGAGATCGATGATTGTTGTGTTGGATCCATCCGCGGCCGTAGAAATTCTCTTAAAAAGAAACAATTCTACTATTCTTCAAAGGCTGCTCATTGAAGCTGAAACAGTTATCAGTCCTGATCTTTACATTGCAGAAATTTCAAATGTTGCTTGGAAATACTATAAACTTGCAAAATATTCTCATGAGCAAACGATCTCTCTGGCTGAAGATGGGATCAATCTGATTGATACCTTTATCCCAACAAATGAACTTTGGAAAGAATCATTGAGAGAAGCAATCAATAATGATCATCCTGTATATGATTGTTTGTACGCAGTTTGTGCGAGAAGAACCGATGGTGTATTGCTGACAATGGATGAACGCTTAAAAGCCTTATCAAAGGAATTAAAAATAGATATTCGTTAGCGATAGAAAGATCACATAGAGTAAGAATGGCTATATAACCGGCAATTGGAGCAGACGCGACTACTGTCATGGTTTGTGCTGCGGGATTGGAAAGAGAAAAAATGAAAAAAGAGGTATTTATATTAGTTCTGTTGAGTTTGATAACAAGAATCTTATTTGCCGATGAACAGGAAGATTTTAAAAGGATTATCGAGAAAAACACCGGCTATTATTATTGCGAAAAAGAAAATAAAATTGTCCATTTATCTATTTCAGAAGAGAATTATCTGGTGACAAAAATAATTTCTTTTAATTTTAATACAAATACAATGAGGAATAGCGCCGTTGGCAGTGTAAATATTTTTTATAATGATAGATATTTTTATAAAACTAAAGCCTGTTTTGAAATTGAAGGCGATGCAATTCTTTCATATAATTATCTGTCTGATGTATATGTCCCCATTAAATATACAACTGATGAAGAACTCATCAGGTATATGAAAGAAAATACAGTTAGAAAATTCGCATGTATAATTGGAAACTATTATGATGCAACCTTAAGAAAAACTTTCTCCATCTCAAAAGCAAAAGACACTTTTAAACTTGTTGTCATTTCTGATAACGGTAAAAAAGAGGAAGATACATTAGAACTTGACAGCACGTGGGAGGCTTCTGGTTCTGTTTATAAGATGTCCTTTTTCAATAATGAATTAAGTTTTTATGTTTATGAGGACATTGATGAATATAGCTACAACCCTACCTTTAAAATTGAAGAAGTATCAAAAGGAGAAACAGATAAAAATATAAATGTTGAACTTTACCAAACTTCTTACACTTTTGGGGAAGATAAGCACAAGCTTACTGTTTCTAAAGACAAAGTTATTATTACCCATGGCTCAGGATGGGCAGATGATTATGGATATGATTTGTATTCCTTAAAGGTCAAAATTTTCATGGACGAATTTGGGTATAAGCATGTCGAGAGCGAGGGGGAAAAGTTTATAATTATTGATGGAGAAGAGCAAAATATTACTTTTAACTATCATGGAGATTCTTTGAAAGATGATACCGAATCAGTTAACAAAGTATTTAAAACTTATCCTACGACATGGACACAAATTAATTATGCCGGTAGATATCACAACATCAATGGTGGTTATTTTGATAATGTAAAGGCGTCTTCTACTTTGAAAGACAAATACCATGAATATGTTCCTGAAGGCACAATGAAAGTTTTCAATCCAAGTGAAAACCCGCGATTTTGGGTAAAGGATAATATTCCGTGGGTTGAAGGAAAAGCTGATGACGGAATTGGAGAGTCAATTGAGTTTGATATTATCCCAACAGATTGGCGTGCTGTTGTTGGAATTGATCTACGTATTCTAAATGGCTATGTAGATCCTCTAAGACCTCACTTATTCTATGAAAATAATAGAATAAAGAGAGCTTTGATAGAAACAGATACAGGATTTACAACTGAGATTCAGTTTAATGATGCAATTGAGTTCACAAGTGTAAAACTTCCTAAAGAAACTCAGCATGTAAAGCTTACAATCGAGGAAGTATATAGCGGAACAAAATACCGTGACACATGTATCACAGCATTTGATATGTACTACGATTTATGGAACAAGTAGAAAAGTAATACAGAATAAAATGTTGGATAAATTGATTATGCCTAAGATTGATAAGATAAGTGGCGGGGATCTTACTATACGTTTTATAAAACGAACCGGCCTACCGACTCTCTCCGCATCGAAGGCCCATGCAGGGGGGATCCGGCTCTGGGTCCACAGATTTTGTTCGATGTAGGATTGAAGTGCAAGTAGGCCGATCGGGCAGATACCTGCCACTCGTTTTGGGAAAGGGTGGCAGGCTCTGCCTTGGGGATCGTCTATTCATTATCCTCCTTTAACTCGATCCCTCGTTCGGTAAGAAAGTCGTTCAGTCCTGCAATGAACGCATCTGGATCGGCTACCTTCTTGAGCTCCAATAACTTTCCAAGGGGTTGAGGAAAAGGCCC
Coding sequences:
- a CDS encoding FAD-dependent oxidoreductase; translated protein: MTYLIVGGVAGGAATAARLRRNDEKAAIIIFERGDYISYANCGLPYYLGGTIKERESLFVETPESFKKTLDVDVRISSEVVDIDTETKTVGVKDLKSGREYRESYDALILSPGAEPLRPPIPGIDSERIFALRNVPDVDRLKGFVDANQPKRAVVVGAGFIGMEVAENLYDRGVNVTIVELANQVMAPLDFEMAAQVHDHLKMKGVELYLSDGVKEFADREGKLDITLNSGTSIVADMAVLSIGVRPETSLAKKAGLDTGKGILVNEYMETSAKGVYALGDAAEFREPLTGAPGITPLAGPAGKQARILADNLVYGKKKRYKGAIGTSVARIFDMTVASTGAAWKVLDREKIPAISVVTHGHSHAGYYPGATPMVLKLVFSPEDGKIYGGQIVGYSGVDKRIEMIAGVLRRGGTIEDLTELEQAYAPPYSSSKDPVNILGFTAENVLLGRSNHTNWKELHELIEKKEPNLFLLDVRTPDEYNLGSLPEAVNIPKEEVRTSLDRIPKDKKVVVYCGVGLRAYLVERILKQNGYRDVSILSGGMKVYKAAVADQNNRDLFTQYETGYAPSGESAAKSVLSSAVTVLEVDACGLQCPGPILKLKTEIEKIKPGERLLQKASDPGFARDVKSWCNMTGNKLVSLKEEKGIIEAVIQRSGEEAASQATPSGVHIAKNTGNELTLICFSDDMDKALASLVIANGALASGKKVTIFYTFWGLSIIKKRNKPRVSKGFMGKMFGMMLPGHNGKLKLSKLNMGGIGASMMKGIMKKQKIDTLENMLQTAIDGGLRIIACQMSMDVMGVKREELIDKAEIGGVANYLEAASSAGINLFI
- a CDS encoding type II toxin-antitoxin system VapC family toxin; this encodes MIVVLDPSAAVEILLKRNNSTILQRLLIEAETVISPDLYIAEISNVAWKYYKLAKYSHEQTISLAEDGINLIDTFIPTNELWKESLREAINNDHPVYDCLYAVCARRTDGVLLTMDERLKALSKELKIDIR
- a CDS encoding NADase-type glycan-binding domain-containing protein produces the protein MKKEVFILVLLSLITRILFADEQEDFKRIIEKNTGYYYCEKENKIVHLSISEENYLVTKIISFNFNTNTMRNSAVGSVNIFYNDRYFYKTKACFEIEGDAILSYNYLSDVYVPIKYTTDEELIRYMKENTVRKFACIIGNYYDATLRKTFSISKAKDTFKLVVISDNGKKEEDTLELDSTWEASGSVYKMSFFNNELSFYVYEDIDEYSYNPTFKIEEVSKGETDKNINVELYQTSYTFGEDKHKLTVSKDKVIITHGSGWADDYGYDLYSLKVKIFMDEFGYKHVESEGEKFIIIDGEEQNITFNYHGDSLKDDTESVNKVFKTYPTTWTQINYAGRYHNINGGYFDNVKASSTLKDKYHEYVPEGTMKVFNPSENPRFWVKDNIPWVEGKADDGIGESIEFDIIPTDWRAVVGIDLRILNGYVDPLRPHLFYENNRIKRALIETDTGFTTEIQFNDAIEFTSVKLPKETQHVKLTIEEVYSGTKYRDTCITAFDMYYDLWNK